Proteins co-encoded in one Halorussus lipolyticus genomic window:
- a CDS encoding DUF309 domain-containing protein has protein sequence MRDHLRAGIAIYNDGEFHAAHDAWEEYWLGLEPETDDERFLHGLIQFTAAVHHAQHANWEGVRGLAESGADYLAGLPADYRAVNVGEVRAYLRAVAADPEHVERVAPPKLTYEDTALLAEDLRFEASAVVAEVLAEEYGYDEEIIEKAIDYARDDLDSEQATSQFVTFVMDFARDAANRGIIFQRMEGAVGKRDHKEEDVDGLFD, from the coding sequence ATGAGAGACCACCTCCGGGCCGGTATCGCCATCTACAACGACGGCGAGTTCCACGCGGCCCACGACGCGTGGGAGGAGTATTGGCTCGGCCTCGAACCTGAGACCGACGACGAGCGGTTCCTCCACGGCCTCATCCAGTTCACCGCGGCGGTCCACCACGCCCAGCACGCCAACTGGGAGGGCGTCCGGGGTCTCGCCGAGAGCGGTGCAGACTACCTCGCTGGCCTCCCGGCGGACTACCGCGCGGTCAACGTCGGCGAGGTCCGGGCCTACCTCCGAGCAGTCGCCGCAGACCCCGAACACGTCGAGCGCGTTGCACCGCCGAAACTGACCTACGAGGACACCGCGCTCCTCGCCGAGGACCTGCGATTCGAGGCCAGCGCGGTCGTCGCCGAGGTACTGGCCGAGGAGTACGGCTACGACGAGGAAATCATCGAGAAGGCAATCGACTACGCCCGCGACGACCTCGATTCCGAACAGGCAACTAGCCAGTTCGTCACGTTCGTCATGGACTTCGCGCGCGACGCCGCTAATCGCGGAATCATCTTTCAGCGAATGGAGGGTGCGGTGGGAAAACGCGACCACAAAGAAGAGGACGTAGACGGACTGTTCGACTGA
- the azf gene encoding NAD-dependent glucose-6-phosphate dehydrogenase Azf: protein MDDPVLLTGAEGRVGQAILSDLSGEYDWRLLDRDPPTRDTDHEFVVADITDEEAVREAVEGVGAIVHLAGDPRPEAPWNSVLNNNIDGTRNVLEAAKDEGVEKIAFASSNHAVGNYETDERTPEMYRPHDEFKLDGEELPRPSNLYGVSKATGEILGRYYHDEHGLSVVCVRIGNLTKNHPPKDYERGQAMWLSHRDCAHLFDRCLKADYDYEIVYGISDNDRKYYSIERAKEVLGYDPQDNSAEFPNAEYDEHPPESKP from the coding sequence ATGGACGACCCAGTCCTGCTTACGGGCGCGGAAGGCCGCGTCGGGCAGGCCATCCTCTCGGACCTCTCGGGCGAGTACGACTGGCGACTGCTCGACCGAGACCCGCCGACCCGCGACACCGACCACGAGTTCGTGGTCGCCGACATTACCGACGAGGAGGCCGTCCGCGAGGCCGTCGAGGGCGTCGGTGCCATCGTCCACCTCGCTGGCGACCCGCGCCCAGAGGCCCCGTGGAACAGCGTCTTGAACAACAACATCGACGGCACCCGGAACGTCTTGGAGGCCGCCAAAGACGAGGGCGTCGAGAAGATTGCGTTCGCCTCGTCGAACCACGCGGTCGGGAACTACGAGACCGACGAGCGCACTCCCGAGATGTATCGGCCCCACGACGAGTTCAAACTCGACGGCGAGGAACTCCCGCGGCCGAGCAACCTCTACGGCGTGAGCAAGGCGACCGGCGAGATTCTGGGTCGGTACTACCACGACGAACACGGCCTGAGCGTCGTCTGCGTCCGCATCGGCAACCTGACCAAGAACCACCCGCCGAAGGACTACGAGCGAGGACAGGCCATGTGGCTCTCCCACCGAGACTGCGCCCACCTGTTCGACCGGTGTCTCAAGGCCGACTACGACTACGAAATCGTCTACGGTATCTCGGACAACGACCGGAAATACTACTCCATCGAGCGCGCCAAGGAAGTGCTGGGCTACGACCCGCAGGACAACTCCGCGGAGTTCCCCAACGCTGAGTACGACGAGCATCCGCCCGAGAGCAAGCCCTAA
- a CDS encoding translation initiation factor IF-2 subunit beta, whose translation MDYTSNLDRAMDATPDFEGEGDRFSYPDSNAQKDGAFTRLTNLGDIADALGRDIEHVHSALQRELGTNGKLEDGRARYNGTFSGSDFDAALDSYVQEFVLCSECGLPDTRLVRENRNLMLRCDACGAFRPVTKRSTSSQNQNREAVEEGSTYEVKITGTGRKGDGVAEKGKYTIFVPGAQEGDVVQVYIKNISGNLAFARLA comes from the coding sequence ATGGACTACACATCTAACCTCGACCGAGCGATGGACGCGACACCGGACTTCGAAGGCGAAGGCGACCGATTCAGTTACCCGGACTCCAACGCACAGAAGGACGGCGCGTTCACGCGACTCACCAACCTCGGCGACATCGCCGACGCACTCGGCCGCGACATCGAACACGTCCACAGCGCGCTCCAGCGCGAACTCGGTACCAACGGGAAACTCGAAGACGGCCGCGCCCGGTACAACGGGACCTTCTCCGGTTCGGACTTCGACGCCGCCTTGGATAGCTACGTGCAGGAGTTCGTCCTCTGTTCGGAGTGTGGCCTGCCGGACACCCGCCTCGTCCGCGAGAACCGCAACCTGATGCTCCGGTGTGACGCGTGTGGTGCCTTCCGGCCCGTGACTAAGCGTTCGACCTCCAGCCAGAACCAGAACCGCGAGGCCGTCGAGGAGGGAAGCACCTACGAGGTCAAAATCACCGGCACGGGTCGCAAGGGCGACGGCGTGGCCGAGAAGGGCAAGTACACAATCTTCGTGCCCGGTGCCCAAGAGGGCGACGTGGTGCAGGTCTACATCAAGAACATCAGCGGCAATCTGGCGTTCGCGCGACTGGCATAA
- a CDS encoding dihydroneopterin aldolase family protein, with protein sequence MTATDPTDRDSACFEAGIKFGALYHQFAGTPVSPDSAPSLETAIEESIENQPFCESVTVDILTEKLEAEIDHGYTELTGRFMEVEIVVDHEDVEVRTRMEMEDGYPLMKVESVSEK encoded by the coding sequence ATGACTGCCACCGACCCCACCGACCGCGATTCGGCCTGTTTCGAGGCCGGAATCAAGTTCGGCGCGCTCTACCACCAGTTCGCGGGCACGCCGGTCAGTCCCGACTCCGCGCCGAGTCTCGAAACCGCCATCGAGGAGTCCATCGAGAACCAACCCTTCTGCGAGTCCGTGACCGTCGATATTCTGACCGAGAAGTTGGAAGCGGAGATAGACCATGGGTACACCGAACTCACGGGCCGGTTCATGGAGGTCGAAATCGTCGTGGACCACGAGGACGTCGAAGTCCGCACCCGGATGGAGATGGAGGACGGCTATCCGCTGATGAAAGTCGAGTCCGTGAGCGAGAAATAG
- a CDS encoding creatininase family protein: MNLRESTWTEADAAETDLALLPVGSTEQHGPHAPLGTDVVTAEEVAEEAASTYDGEVVVAPPIPVGVAEEHRQFTGTLWVSPDTFRDYVRETVASLAHHGWDRVVLVNGHGGNVGALREVAGTIVRHDTAYAVPFTWFEAVGDHSGDMGHGGPLETAMLRHVAPELVREDRIEEAREGASDGWGEWVSYANLAYDSAEFTENGVVGDPAEGSKERGEDLLALAGEALVSLLEAVESRDVTLPPHK; this comes from the coding sequence ATGAACCTCCGTGAATCGACGTGGACTGAGGCCGACGCCGCCGAAACCGACCTCGCGCTCCTCCCGGTCGGAAGCACCGAACAGCACGGTCCCCACGCGCCGCTCGGAACCGACGTGGTGACCGCCGAGGAGGTCGCCGAGGAGGCCGCCTCCACCTACGATGGCGAGGTCGTCGTCGCGCCCCCAATCCCGGTCGGCGTCGCCGAGGAGCATCGCCAGTTCACCGGCACGCTCTGGGTCAGCCCCGACACCTTCCGCGATTACGTCCGCGAGACCGTCGCCAGCCTCGCTCATCACGGCTGGGACCGGGTGGTACTGGTCAACGGCCACGGGGGCAACGTCGGCGCGCTCCGGGAAGTCGCGGGAACCATCGTCCGCCACGACACAGCCTACGCCGTCCCGTTCACGTGGTTCGAGGCCGTCGGCGACCACAGCGGAGACATGGGCCACGGCGGCCCGCTCGAAACCGCGATGCTCCGGCACGTCGCCCCCGAGTTGGTGCGCGAGGACCGCATCGAGGAGGCCCGCGAGGGCGCAAGCGACGGGTGGGGTGAGTGGGTGAGCTACGCGAATCTGGCCTACGACTCGGCCGAGTTCACCGAAAACGGCGTCGTGGGCGACCCCGCGGAGGGGTCAAAAGAGCGCGGCGAGGACTTGCTGGCGCTAGCCGGCGAGGCGCTGGTGTCGCTGTTGGAGGCGGTCGAATCGCGTGACGTGACGCTCCCGCCCCACAAGTAG
- a CDS encoding DUF5790 family protein, with amino-acid sequence MSQSTLDEDELFGEAASEVREDVEASLQQASEALPDTDDIWNVEADNTLGALNALRSALDAGDAADHLRDAKKWYMMGERADAFEEADDLEAEIGRVEEAIADIEDAKEQVGDLASTVPGLKNTLEELQAEADESEADEAETDESEGDGDADDADAEEAEPAE; translated from the coding sequence ATGAGCCAATCGACACTCGACGAGGACGAGCTATTCGGCGAGGCCGCAAGCGAGGTCCGCGAGGACGTGGAGGCCAGCCTTCAGCAGGCGAGCGAGGCCCTACCCGACACCGACGACATCTGGAACGTCGAGGCCGACAACACCCTCGGCGCGCTCAACGCGCTCCGGTCGGCCCTCGACGCTGGGGACGCCGCCGACCACCTCCGGGACGCCAAGAAGTGGTACATGATGGGCGAGCGCGCCGACGCCTTCGAGGAGGCCGACGACCTCGAAGCCGAAATCGGCCGGGTCGAGGAGGCCATCGCCGACATCGAGGACGCCAAGGAACAGGTCGGGGACCTCGCCAGTACGGTGCCGGGTCTCAAGAACACCCTCGAAGAACTGCAGGCCGAAGCGGACGAGAGCGAGGCCGACGAGGCCGAAACCGACGAATCCGAAGGCGACGGGGACGCCGACGACGCGGACGCCGAAGAAGCCGAACCGGCCGAGTAA
- a CDS encoding CBS domain-containing protein produces the protein MEDIFVGRLMSSPVETVSPDTEAHVAAERMIDEGIGSVIVTDDEGVLAGILTATDFVHIAAEQRWATDATVEAYMTTDVTTTDANAEVRDIADLMIEEGFHHVPVVDDDEGVVGIVTTTDITAYMSHVQTPSPS, from the coding sequence ATGGAAGACATTTTCGTCGGACGACTCATGTCCTCGCCAGTCGAGACAGTCTCCCCGGACACGGAGGCCCACGTCGCCGCCGAGCGGATGATAGACGAAGGCATCGGGTCGGTCATCGTCACCGACGACGAGGGCGTCCTCGCGGGCATCCTCACCGCCACCGACTTCGTTCACATCGCGGCCGAACAGCGGTGGGCTACCGACGCGACGGTCGAGGCCTACATGACGACTGACGTGACGACCACCGACGCCAACGCCGAGGTCCGGGACATCGCCGACCTGATGATAGAGGAGGGCTTCCACCACGTCCCGGTCGTGGACGACGACGAGGGCGTCGTCGGCATCGTCACCACGACCGACATCACGGCCTACATGTCCCACGTCCAGACACCGAGTCCGTCGTAG
- a CDS encoding DUF5789 family protein: MTESGDDSREMGLELGDLKDDLRDADYPLDAEELMEQYGDYEIGLPDGEESFREVMVTGGDETFQSADEVEQAILNRVSADAVGREGYSDRGAGNEGENTDESF; encoded by the coding sequence ATGACCGAATCTGGCGACGATAGCCGCGAGATGGGACTCGAACTCGGCGACCTGAAAGACGACCTGCGAGACGCCGACTACCCCCTCGACGCCGAGGAGCTAATGGAACAGTACGGCGACTACGAAATCGGCCTCCCGGACGGCGAGGAGAGCTTTCGGGAGGTCATGGTCACGGGCGGCGACGAGACCTTCCAGTCGGCCGACGAGGTGGAGCAGGCCATCCTGAACCGGGTCAGTGCCGACGCCGTGGGCCGCGAGGGCTACTCCGACCGCGGGGCCGGCAACGAGGGCGAGAACACGGACGAATCGTTCTAG
- a CDS encoding ornithine cyclodeaminase family protein, with translation MVRVLSDSDVADCLDLEDLLPVVHEAFVKQGRGEVERPERPHFPVGAGLSASDAGDGDGSEPKGTGLVMPAYLHGARFYATKLVGVHEDNADRGLPTVNAQLALTEADTGLPAGYFAGTRITNARTGCIGGLAARELAEEPVTLGLLGAGTQARWQARAIDAATVLESVRVYSPSDSKEACADDLRSELGVDAEAVESPESAVSGANVVVTTTTATEPVFPGDALEPGTLVVAVGAYTAEMRELDTETFERASQIFADVPEEAAEIGDTLAAEIGADDLVPLSEVFEDRAGRDSEGEIIVVESVGTAVLDAATGEYVFEEAEEQGVGEQVEL, from the coding sequence ATGGTTCGCGTCCTCTCCGATTCCGACGTGGCGGACTGTCTCGACCTTGAGGACCTGCTTCCGGTCGTCCACGAGGCCTTCGTCAAACAGGGCCGGGGCGAAGTTGAACGCCCGGAACGCCCCCACTTCCCTGTCGGCGCGGGACTCAGCGCGTCCGACGCTGGCGACGGCGACGGTTCCGAACCCAAGGGCACCGGCCTCGTGATGCCCGCCTATCTCCACGGCGCGCGGTTCTACGCCACGAAGTTGGTCGGCGTCCACGAGGACAACGCCGACCGAGGTCTCCCGACCGTCAACGCCCAACTCGCGCTGACCGAGGCCGACACCGGCCTCCCCGCGGGCTACTTCGCCGGGACCAGAATCACCAACGCCCGCACGGGGTGCATCGGCGGGTTGGCGGCGCGCGAGTTGGCCGAGGAGCCAGTCACCCTCGGTCTCCTCGGCGCTGGCACCCAAGCACGCTGGCAGGCCCGCGCCATCGACGCCGCGACTGTCCTCGAATCGGTCCGAGTCTACTCGCCCAGCGACTCGAAGGAAGCGTGCGCCGACGACCTGCGGTCGGAGTTGGGCGTAGACGCCGAGGCGGTCGAATCCCCGGAGTCGGCCGTCTCGGGCGCGAACGTGGTCGTCACCACAACCACTGCGACCGAACCGGTCTTTCCCGGCGACGCACTCGAACCCGGAACGCTCGTGGTCGCGGTCGGAGCCTACACCGCCGAGATGCGTGAGTTGGACACCGAAACCTTCGAGCGAGCGAGTCAGATTTTCGCGGACGTGCCCGAGGAGGCCGCCGAAATCGGCGACACGCTGGCGGCCGAAATCGGGGCGGACGACCTCGTTCCGCTCTCGGAGGTTTTCGAGGACCGCGCCGGCCGCGACTCCGAGGGCGAAATCATCGTGGTCGAGAGCGTCGGGACCGCGGTGCTGGACGCGGCAACCGGAGAGTACGTTTTCGAGGAGGCCGAGGAGCAGGGTGTTGGCGAGCAAGTGGAGTTGTAG
- a CDS encoding MATE family efflux transporter — protein MNATGSDDTITEGGLLGPMFRLAWPIVVIQLLQVTYNIADTFWLGRLSADAVGALSLAFPLIFLLISIAGGFTTAGSILVAQYTGADSEGSAGKVAGQILSFVTILALGLSVLGYFATEPMLAALPSQGATTEQVVPLAGDYMEVFFLGLPFLFGFFVFTSLMRGYGDTRTPMRVMIVSVALNVVLDPLLIFGLGPIPALGIDSAVISGMGIEGAALATILSRGVASALGFYVLFVAGAGPDVEVGYLMPDLGYIWDIVRIGVPSALEQSMSALAMITLTAMVVQFAPPVVSAYGLGNRLASLVFLPAMGLGRATNTMVGQNLGAGKSDRAERAVWIAAKVGAGVMFVVAIIAALFPEPIVSVFMATGTEAAQETVRQGSTYLRIRSVEFTFMAVLQVMLGAYRGAGNTKTAMGFSMVALWIGRVPTVYYLAFVAGMGSTGIWIGMALGNTLGAIAAALWFTRGTWKETVIDDEEAGIPDADETPAGPTSETADPDLSETARTDGK, from the coding sequence ATGAACGCCACAGGCTCCGACGATACGATTACCGAGGGTGGCCTCCTCGGCCCGATGTTCCGGCTTGCATGGCCCATCGTCGTCATCCAACTGCTACAGGTGACGTACAACATCGCCGACACGTTCTGGCTCGGACGACTGTCGGCCGACGCGGTGGGCGCGCTGAGCCTCGCGTTCCCGCTCATCTTCCTCCTCATCTCCATCGCGGGCGGGTTCACCACCGCCGGGTCGATTCTGGTGGCCCAGTACACCGGCGCGGACAGCGAGGGGTCGGCGGGCAAAGTTGCGGGCCAAATCCTCTCGTTCGTCACGATTCTGGCGCTCGGGTTGAGCGTCCTCGGCTACTTCGCCACAGAGCCGATGCTGGCGGCGCTCCCGAGTCAGGGCGCGACCACCGAGCAGGTCGTCCCGCTGGCGGGCGACTACATGGAAGTGTTCTTCCTCGGCCTGCCCTTCCTGTTCGGCTTTTTCGTGTTCACGTCCCTGATGCGAGGCTACGGCGACACCCGAACCCCGATGCGCGTGATGATTGTCAGCGTGGCGCTCAACGTCGTGTTGGACCCCCTCCTCATCTTCGGTCTCGGGCCGATTCCCGCGCTCGGCATCGACAGCGCGGTCATCTCGGGGATGGGCATCGAAGGCGCGGCGCTGGCGACCATCCTCTCGCGGGGCGTCGCCAGCGCACTCGGGTTCTACGTCCTGTTCGTCGCCGGGGCCGGACCCGACGTGGAGGTCGGGTATCTGATGCCCGACCTCGGGTACATCTGGGACATCGTTCGCATCGGCGTTCCCTCGGCGCTCGAACAGTCGATGAGCGCGCTGGCGATGATTACCCTGACCGCGATGGTAGTCCAGTTCGCGCCGCCGGTGGTCTCGGCCTACGGGTTAGGTAATCGGTTGGCCTCGCTCGTCTTCCTGCCCGCGATGGGTCTGGGCCGGGCGACCAACACGATGGTCGGTCAGAACCTCGGGGCCGGCAAGTCCGACCGGGCCGAGCGCGCGGTCTGGATAGCCGCCAAGGTCGGCGCAGGGGTCATGTTCGTGGTCGCAATCATCGCCGCGCTGTTTCCCGAACCCATCGTCTCGGTGTTCATGGCCACCGGCACGGAGGCCGCCCAAGAGACGGTCCGGCAGGGTTCGACCTACCTCCGGATTCGGTCGGTCGAGTTCACCTTCATGGCCGTCTTGCAGGTCATGCTCGGGGCCTACCGGGGCGCTGGCAACACCAAGACCGCGATGGGATTCTCGATGGTCGCACTCTGGATAGGCCGGGTGCCGACGGTCTACTATCTGGCGTTCGTCGCCGGGATGGGTTCGACCGGCATCTGGATAGGCATGGCGCTGGGCAACACCCTCGGGGCCATCGCGGCCGCGCTCTGGTTCACCCGCGGGACGTGGAAGGAAACGGTCATCGACGACGAGGAGGCGGGGATACCCGACGCCGACGAGACCCCCGCCGGACCGACATCTGAGACGGCCGACCCGGACCTCTCGGAGACCGCGAGAACCGACGGGAAGTGA
- a CDS encoding diaminobutyrate--2-oxoglutarate transaminase, with amino-acid sequence MTYADASNDRLLAKQADRESNARSYPRYLPMAIREANGVEVTDADGNTYYDCLAGAGTLHLGHNHPVVVEAIEDAMAADRPMHTLDVTTPIKEAFVDTLYDSLPDEFADTAKIQFCSPAGTDAIEAALKLTKTATGNRSVLSFRGGYHGMTHGALGLMGDTEPKEDIGGAMENVHHLPYPYPYRCPFGIGEEGHEVASEYVERLLADSERGFTDPAAMVLEPVQGEGGSIAPPAEWLREMRRITRRHDVPLVVDEIQSGLGRTGDLYDFQRAGITPDVVTLSKAVGGGLPLSVVLYDEEYDDWESGAHAGTFRGNQLAMAAGKATIEYIVEEDLPSHADEMGAVLRTHLDAAADRFPEVGDVRGKGLMLGAEMVDASADPDSLGAHPPDADLAETVQSECFDRGLIVERGGREGATVRFLPPLIVSKGQIEDIGRIFREAVAEAIAERNGGPEGGHVSP; translated from the coding sequence ATGACCTACGCGGACGCGTCGAACGACAGACTCCTCGCCAAGCAGGCCGACCGGGAGTCGAACGCGAGGAGCTACCCCCGGTATCTCCCGATGGCGATTCGGGAGGCTAACGGCGTCGAAGTCACCGACGCCGACGGTAACACCTACTACGACTGTCTGGCTGGCGCGGGGACGCTCCACCTCGGGCACAACCACCCGGTCGTGGTCGAGGCCATCGAGGACGCGATGGCGGCCGACCGGCCGATGCACACCCTCGACGTGACGACGCCAATCAAGGAGGCGTTCGTGGACACCCTCTACGACAGTCTCCCCGACGAGTTCGCCGACACCGCCAAGATTCAGTTCTGTAGTCCCGCGGGCACCGACGCCATCGAGGCCGCCTTGAAACTCACCAAGACCGCGACCGGCAACCGGTCGGTCCTCTCCTTCCGCGGGGGCTACCACGGCATGACCCACGGCGCGCTCGGCCTGATGGGCGACACCGAACCGAAGGAGGACATCGGCGGCGCGATGGAGAACGTCCATCACCTGCCCTACCCCTATCCCTACCGGTGTCCCTTCGGCATCGGCGAGGAGGGCCACGAAGTCGCCAGCGAGTACGTCGAGCGACTGCTGGCCGACTCCGAGCGCGGATTCACCGACCCCGCCGCGATGGTCCTCGAACCCGTGCAGGGCGAAGGGGGGTCCATCGCTCCGCCCGCCGAGTGGCTTCGGGAGATGCGCCGGATTACTCGGAGACACGACGTGCCCCTCGTCGTGGACGAGATTCAGTCGGGACTCGGCCGGACCGGCGACCTCTACGACTTCCAGCGCGCCGGCATCACCCCCGACGTGGTGACTCTCTCGAAGGCAGTCGGCGGCGGCCTGCCCCTCTCGGTCGTCCTCTACGACGAGGAGTACGACGACTGGGAGTCGGGAGCGCACGCCGGCACCTTCCGGGGCAACCAGTTGGCGATGGCCGCCGGGAAGGCCACAATCGAGTACATCGTGGAGGAGGACCTGCCGAGTCACGCCGACGAGATGGGCGCGGTCCTCCGGACCCACCTCGACGCCGCGGCCGACCGATTCCCGGAGGTCGGCGACGTGCGAGGCAAGGGCCTGATGCTCGGGGCCGAGATGGTCGATGCGTCGGCCGACCCCGATAGTCTCGGCGCGCACCCGCCGGACGCCGACCTCGCCGAGACCGTCCAGTCCGAGTGCTTCGACCGCGGTCTCATCGTGGAGCGAGGCGGCAGAGAGGGTGCGACGGTCAGGTTCCTCCCGCCGCTCATCGTCTCGAAGGGCCAAATCGAGGACATCGGCCGAATCTTCCGCGAGGCGGTCGCTGAGGCGATTGCGGAGCGGAACGGCGGGCCGGAGGGAGGTCACGTGTCGCCATGA
- a CDS encoding pyridoxal phosphate-dependent decarboxylase family protein, which produces MTSADDLFLGTEAGNEAYRKAVSQASEAVTGAFGESATPYSGADSDRLADRFAERDCLPDEGQPLAETIAEVGDEVLADSVGVSDSSCIAHLHCPPLVPGLAAETAISATNQSLDSWDQSPSATHVEREMIGELCDLFGYGSSGDGVFTSGGTQSNFQALLLARNWFARERFGRRVKESGLPHNAKAMRILCSEAAHFTARQSAAHLGLGENAVVTVPTDDDYRMDPDALDATLADLEDRGRKPFALVGTVGTTDFGSIDPLGELADRADDHDLWFHVDAAYGGALALSEDHREKLAGIDRADSLAVDFHKLFYQPISCGALLVGDDDRFDLIRRSAAYLNPEEGGLDAPDLVSKSVQTTRRFDALKPYVTFRTLGREGLAELVESTLVLADEVAGLLADAPDFELVNDPTLNAVVFRYRPEDIGDDRVGRLNAALREALLRNGDAVVGRTEVDGTTSLKFTLLNPKTTVEDVADVLDAVRNRARTITAADQTLRR; this is translated from the coding sequence ATGACGAGCGCCGACGACCTCTTTCTCGGCACCGAGGCCGGGAACGAGGCCTACCGGAAAGCGGTCTCGCAGGCCAGCGAGGCCGTCACCGGGGCTTTCGGAGAGAGCGCGACGCCCTACTCGGGTGCTGACTCCGACCGACTCGCCGACCGCTTCGCCGAGCGCGACTGCCTGCCCGACGAGGGCCAACCCCTCGCCGAGACCATCGCGGAGGTCGGCGACGAGGTGCTGGCCGATTCGGTCGGCGTCTCGGACTCGTCGTGCATCGCCCACCTCCACTGCCCGCCGCTGGTGCCCGGTCTCGCCGCGGAGACCGCCATCTCGGCGACGAACCAGTCGCTGGACTCGTGGGACCAGAGTCCCTCCGCGACCCACGTTGAGCGCGAGATGATTGGTGAACTCTGCGACCTGTTCGGCTACGGGTCGTCGGGAGACGGCGTGTTCACCAGCGGGGGCACCCAGTCGAACTTCCAAGCCCTCCTGCTGGCGCGCAACTGGTTCGCCCGCGAGCGGTTCGGCCGCCGGGTCAAGGAGTCGGGCCTTCCACACAATGCTAAAGCAATGCGAATTCTTTGTTCGGAGGCGGCTCACTTCACCGCCCGGCAGTCGGCGGCCCACCTCGGTCTCGGCGAGAACGCGGTTGTGACCGTGCCGACCGACGACGACTACCGGATGGACCCCGATGCACTCGACGCCACGCTCGCGGACCTCGAAGACCGCGGCCGGAAACCGTTCGCGCTGGTCGGCACCGTGGGCACCACCGACTTCGGGAGCATCGACCCGCTCGGCGAACTGGCCGACAGAGCCGACGACCACGACCTCTGGTTCCACGTGGACGCGGCCTACGGCGGGGCGCTCGCGCTCTCCGAGGACCACCGCGAGAAACTGGCCGGAATCGACCGGGCGGACTCGCTGGCGGTGGACTTCCACAAGTTGTTCTACCAGCCAATCAGTTGCGGGGCGCTCCTCGTGGGCGACGACGACCGCTTCGACCTGATTCGCCGGTCGGCGGCCTACCTCAACCCCGAGGAGGGCGGTCTCGACGCGCCCGATTTGGTCTCGAAGTCGGTCCAGACCACCCGGCGCTTCGACGCGCTGAAACCCTACGTCACCTTCCGGACTCTCGGCCGGGAGGGACTGGCCGAACTGGTCGAGTCCACGCTGGTCCTCGCCGACGAGGTGGCGGGCCTGCTGGCCGACGCCCCCGACTTCGAACTCGTCAACGACCCGACGCTCAACGCGGTCGTGTTCCGGTACCGCCCCGAGGACATCGGCGACGACCGGGTGGGTCGGCTTAACGCCGCGCTTCGGGAGGCCCTCCTCCGGAACGGCGACGCTGTAGTCGGCCGGACCGAGGTCGATGGCACGACCAGCCTCAAGTTCACCCTGCTGAACCCCAAGACGACCGTCGAGGACGTGGCTGACGTTCTCGACGCCGTGCGGAACCGTGCGCGAACCATCACTGCGGCGGACCAGACGCTCCGACGATAA